From a region of the Neobacillus niacini genome:
- the hemC gene encoding hydroxymethylbilane synthase, with amino-acid sequence MRKIIVGSRRSKLALTQTNWVIEQLKKLGGNFEFEVKEIVTKGDKILDVTLSKVGGKGLFVKEIEQAMMDKEIDMAVHSMKDMPAVLPEGLTIGCIPFREDHRDALISRDHIKLKDLKPGAIIGTSSLRRSAQILAQRPDLEIKWIRGNVDTRLQKLQDEEYDAIILAAAGLSRLGWAKETITEFIDADICVPAVGQGALSIECREDDKELLELFEKFTCKKTERAVRAERAFLQKMEGGCQVPIAGFGYVADNDEIVLTVLVASPEGQEIFKEELRGTNPEELGIKAADLLIERGAKDLIEKVKRELEGQC; translated from the coding sequence ATGAGAAAAATTATCGTAGGTTCTAGACGCAGCAAATTGGCTCTTACTCAAACAAACTGGGTGATAGAACAGCTTAAAAAGCTAGGCGGCAACTTTGAATTTGAAGTAAAAGAAATTGTTACAAAAGGGGATAAGATCCTTGATGTTACGCTTTCAAAAGTAGGCGGTAAAGGATTGTTTGTTAAGGAAATCGAACAGGCCATGATGGATAAAGAAATTGATATGGCTGTTCATAGTATGAAAGACATGCCAGCTGTTCTGCCTGAGGGATTAACAATCGGCTGCATCCCTTTCCGTGAGGACCATCGTGATGCATTGATTTCAAGGGATCATATTAAGCTAAAAGACTTGAAGCCAGGAGCGATTATTGGTACGAGCAGTCTTCGCCGCAGTGCGCAGATTTTAGCCCAGCGCCCAGATTTAGAAATAAAATGGATCCGTGGAAATGTTGATACAAGATTACAAAAGCTACAAGATGAAGAATATGACGCTATTATCCTAGCTGCAGCAGGACTTTCACGTCTTGGCTGGGCAAAAGAAACGATCACGGAATTTATCGATGCAGATATTTGTGTTCCGGCAGTTGGGCAAGGTGCATTATCCATCGAATGCCGTGAAGATGATAAGGAGCTTCTTGAACTATTTGAAAAGTTCACTTGTAAAAAAACAGAAAGAGCTGTTCGCGCAGAACGTGCTTTCCTTCAAAAAATGGAAGGCGGCTGCCAGGTGCCGATTGCTGGCTTTGGCTATGTAGCGGATAATGATGAAATCGTTCTTACTGTTTTAGTTGCTTCTCCTGAAGGTCAAGAAATCTTTAAGGAAGAATTAAGGGGCACTAACCCAGAAGAGCTTGGTATTAAAGCTGCAGACCTATTAATTGAAAGAGGAGCTAAAGACCTGATTGAGAAGGTTAAACGGGAGCTCGAAGGTCAATGCTAA
- a CDS encoding uroporphyrinogen-III synthase has product MLKPLGLKDKKVLVPRGAGQAKSFSQLVEKYGGISIEIPLIAFRPIDLTAQLQTAMNEINTYDWIVFTSNVTVETFYSFYKNADQKSFPKIAVIGRKTEEVLQERGYKAEFVPTAYVTEVFTEEFLPIVPSGSKVLIPKGNLAREYISASLSNHGVHVDEIVIYETYMPEESRKKLANMLSNDELDILMFTSPSTVNHFMSVVKEYNLENHIHRCVISCIGPVTEKRLLAYGLPVHVSPEEYTVKDMIKGTIQFLEK; this is encoded by the coding sequence ATGCTAAAACCATTAGGGTTGAAAGACAAAAAGGTCCTGGTCCCTCGTGGAGCAGGTCAGGCAAAATCCTTTTCACAACTTGTCGAAAAGTATGGAGGGATTTCAATTGAAATCCCTCTTATTGCATTTCGGCCAATTGACCTCACAGCGCAGCTGCAAACTGCTATGAATGAGATTAATACATATGACTGGATTGTTTTTACTAGCAATGTCACTGTGGAAACGTTCTATTCTTTTTACAAAAATGCAGATCAAAAATCATTTCCGAAAATTGCTGTGATTGGCAGGAAAACGGAAGAGGTACTGCAGGAGAGAGGATATAAAGCAGAGTTTGTACCAACTGCCTATGTGACCGAGGTGTTTACGGAAGAATTCTTGCCTATAGTGCCGAGTGGTTCAAAAGTGCTAATCCCAAAGGGAAATCTAGCAAGGGAATATATCTCTGCTTCGCTTAGTAACCATGGTGTACATGTCGATGAAATTGTTATATATGAGACTTACATGCCAGAAGAGAGTCGTAAGAAACTAGCTAACATGCTTTCTAATGATGAACTTGATATTTTAATGTTCACGAGTCCTTCGACTGTTAATCACTTTATGAGTGTTGTGAAGGAATATAACCTCGAGAATCATATTCATAGATGTGTGATTAGCTGTATCGGACCAGTTACAGAGAAGAGATTACTCGCCTATGGACTGCCCGTTCACGTGTCTCCAGAGGAGTATACAGTTAAAGATATGATTAAAGGCACCATTCAGTTTTTAGAAAAATGA
- the hemB gene encoding porphobilinogen synthase → MELQFSRHRRLRTSASMRALVRENHLTPDDFIYPLFIYEGENIRREVSSMPGVFQVSMDNLKAEMDDIVAHGIKSVLLFGIPTTKDECGTQAFHDHGIIQVATRWIKEHYPEIIIVADTCLCEYTSHGHCGMVEGDKILNDESLELLVKTAIAQAEAGADIIAPSNMMDGFVAAIRAGLDEAGFKDIPIMSYAVKYASAFYGPFREAAEGAPQFGDRKTYQMDPANRMEAFREAESDVAEGADFLIVKPGMPYLDIVRDVKNNFNLPVVAYNVSGEYSMIKAAAANGWIDERQTVMEMLIAFKRAGADLIITYAAKDACRWLKENH, encoded by the coding sequence ATGGAACTTCAATTTTCACGTCATCGCCGATTACGTACGAGTGCTAGTATGCGTGCACTCGTAAGAGAAAACCACTTAACACCAGACGACTTTATCTATCCGTTATTCATCTATGAAGGTGAAAACATTCGCAGAGAAGTATCTTCTATGCCTGGTGTATTCCAAGTATCAATGGATAACCTAAAAGCTGAAATGGATGATATCGTTGCTCACGGCATTAAGTCCGTTTTATTATTTGGAATTCCCACTACAAAAGACGAGTGTGGTACACAAGCATTTCATGACCATGGCATTATCCAAGTTGCCACCCGATGGATTAAGGAACATTATCCAGAAATAATTATTGTGGCGGATACTTGCTTGTGTGAATATACGAGCCATGGACATTGTGGAATGGTTGAAGGCGATAAAATCTTAAACGACGAATCTCTTGAGTTACTTGTAAAAACAGCTATTGCTCAAGCTGAAGCAGGTGCGGATATTATTGCTCCATCGAATATGATGGATGGCTTTGTGGCAGCAATTCGTGCAGGTTTGGATGAAGCTGGATTTAAAGATATTCCGATCATGTCTTATGCAGTTAAATATGCTTCTGCTTTTTACGGTCCATTCCGTGAAGCAGCTGAAGGCGCTCCGCAGTTCGGCGATCGTAAAACCTATCAAATGGACCCTGCAAACAGAATGGAAGCATTTAGGGAGGCAGAATCCGATGTGGCTGAAGGTGCAGATTTCCTAATTGTGAAACCGGGAATGCCTTATCTTGATATTGTTCGTGATGTTAAAAATAACTTTAATCTTCCTGTTGTGGCTTATAACGTCAGCGGTGAATATTCGATGATCAAAGCTGCGGCTGCAAACGGCTGGATTGACGAGAGACAAACGGTAATGGAAATGTTAATCGCCTTCAAACGTGCAGGTGCAGACCTTATTATTACATATGCAGCTAAAGATGCATGCCGCTGGTTAAAAGAAAACCACTAA
- the hemL gene encoding glutamate-1-semialdehyde 2,1-aminomutase — protein MRSYTKSVEAFKEAQNLMPGGVNSPVRAFKSVNMDPIFMERGKGSKIYDIDGNEYIDYVLSWGPLILGHTNDRVVEGIKKVAELGTSFGAPTLMENELAKLVIERVPSIEVVRMVSSGTEATMSALRLARGYTGRNKILKFEGCYHGHGDSLLIKAGSGVATLGLPDSPGVPEGVAKNTITVAYNDLEGVKYAFEQFGDDIACIIVEPVAGNMGLVPPLPGFLEGLREITSENGALLIFDEVMTGFRVGYNCAQGYFNITPDITCLGKVIGGGLPVGAYGGKAEIMRQIAPAGPIYQAGTLSGNPLAMTAGYETLSQLTPEHYEEFKRLGDLLEKGITAAAQKYDIPVTFNRAGSMIGFFFTKEPVINYETAKTSNLDYFAAYYREMAEQGVFLPPSQFEGLFLSTEHTEEDIEKTIRAVDIAFSKLK, from the coding sequence ATGCGCTCATATACAAAATCAGTAGAAGCATTTAAAGAAGCTCAAAACTTAATGCCAGGCGGCGTTAACAGCCCGGTACGTGCGTTTAAATCTGTTAATATGGATCCGATTTTCATGGAAAGAGGAAAAGGTTCAAAAATCTATGATATCGATGGCAATGAATATATCGATTACGTATTATCATGGGGACCGTTAATCCTTGGCCATACAAATGACAGAGTGGTTGAAGGAATTAAAAAGGTGGCAGAGCTTGGTACAAGCTTTGGTGCCCCGACATTAATGGAAAATGAACTGGCTAAGCTTGTGATTGAACGTGTACCTTCGATCGAAGTGGTAAGGATGGTTTCATCCGGAACAGAAGCAACGATGAGTGCGCTTCGCTTAGCACGCGGCTACACTGGCCGTAACAAGATTTTGAAATTTGAAGGCTGTTACCATGGACATGGTGATTCCCTCTTGATTAAAGCTGGTTCTGGGGTTGCTACACTTGGATTACCAGACAGTCCAGGTGTACCTGAAGGTGTGGCTAAAAACACGATTACAGTGGCATACAATGACCTTGAAGGCGTTAAATATGCGTTCGAGCAATTCGGTGATGATATTGCTTGTATTATCGTTGAACCAGTTGCAGGAAATATGGGTCTTGTACCGCCGCTTCCAGGATTCTTAGAAGGTCTTCGTGAGATTACTTCCGAAAACGGTGCATTGTTGATTTTTGATGAAGTGATGACTGGCTTCCGTGTCGGCTACAATTGTGCGCAAGGCTATTTCAATATCACTCCTGATATTACTTGTCTTGGAAAAGTAATTGGCGGTGGTCTTCCCGTTGGCGCTTACGGCGGTAAAGCTGAGATCATGCGACAAATCGCACCTGCAGGACCAATCTATCAAGCAGGAACACTTTCAGGAAATCCGCTTGCGATGACTGCTGGTTATGAAACATTAAGTCAATTAACACCAGAGCATTACGAAGAGTTCAAGCGCTTAGGTGATTTACTCGAAAAAGGAATTACCGCAGCTGCCCAAAAGTATGATATTCCTGTTACCTTTAACCGTGCTGGTTCTATGATAGGTTTCTTCTTCACCAAAGAACCTGTCATCAATTATGAAACAGCAAAAACGTCTAACTTAGATTATTTTGCAGCTTACTATCGTGAAATGGCAGAACAAGGGGTATTCCTGCCGCCATCTCAATTCGAAGGATTGTTCTTATCTACAGAACATACCGAAGAGGATATCGAAAAGACGATCAGAGCTGTAGATATTGCATTTTCAAAACTAAAATAA
- the spoVID gene encoding stage VI sporulation protein D: MWFRKGQEVAELVSISLDPDITIQENDQYVTIRGSLELTGEYRNDAESTVEEEENVPNQKYVERVDPQEEGICEFSHRFPVDITIPNNRIQSIYDIDVIVESFDYSIPERSCLKLSAELTISGLYDSTQQEETEEQEEYEVLHRYQVEVPRAEEQEEAEQEENQFEDTFLFEAEARKLPEEEKVEVFPKFPTFSYQEPEEEEEPQQPKQPVVFEHARSEASEPVQEIEEIVEEAPAQPIAEEKAQEPVEAKEPVLEESSSSPEAPPKQAKKKPSKKKTMTLTEFFARKEDSSDQARLKVCIVQKGDTLDSLADRYAVSVPNLLRYNNLELNQDVFEGQVLYVPVALAKK; this comes from the coding sequence TTGTGGTTTAGAAAAGGACAGGAAGTGGCTGAACTTGTGTCGATTTCTCTAGACCCGGATATTACCATCCAGGAAAATGATCAATACGTAACGATACGTGGTTCGCTGGAGTTAACTGGCGAATATAGAAATGACGCTGAAAGTACAGTAGAAGAGGAAGAAAATGTACCTAATCAAAAGTATGTAGAAAGAGTGGATCCTCAAGAGGAAGGCATTTGTGAATTTTCACACCGTTTTCCTGTCGATATTACCATTCCGAACAATCGGATTCAAAGCATTTATGATATCGATGTCATTGTGGAGTCATTTGATTATTCGATTCCGGAACGCAGTTGTCTGAAACTGTCCGCAGAATTAACCATCAGTGGCTTGTATGATTCGACTCAACAAGAAGAGACTGAGGAACAAGAGGAGTATGAAGTACTCCATCGTTATCAAGTAGAAGTACCACGTGCAGAAGAACAAGAAGAAGCAGAACAGGAAGAGAATCAATTTGAGGATACCTTCTTGTTTGAAGCGGAAGCAAGAAAACTGCCTGAGGAGGAAAAGGTTGAAGTTTTTCCGAAATTCCCAACTTTTTCGTACCAAGAGCCTGAAGAAGAGGAAGAACCCCAACAGCCAAAACAGCCTGTTGTTTTTGAACATGCAAGAAGTGAGGCTAGTGAGCCCGTCCAAGAGATAGAAGAAATCGTAGAGGAAGCTCCGGCACAGCCAATTGCAGAAGAGAAGGCACAAGAGCCTGTAGAAGCAAAAGAACCAGTTCTAGAGGAGAGTTCTTCTTCTCCGGAGGCACCGCCAAAACAAGCCAAAAAGAAACCATCTAAGAAGAAAACAATGACATTAACGGAGTTCTTTGCCCGCAAAGAAGACAGCTCCGATCAAGCTAGATTAAAAGTTTGCATTGTCCAAAAGGGCGACACGCTAGATAGTCTTGCCGACCGTTATGCGGTATCAGTCCCGAATCTGCTGCGTTACAATAATCTTGAACTCAATCAAGATGTATTTGAGGGTCAAGTATTATATGTACCTGTCGCATTAGCAAAAAAGTAA
- the ysxE gene encoding spore coat protein YsxE, translated as MRDTYQVDSLIPILNNYQVKPYFVEEHGNIKKIYSNKGTFALKKMDPTIGTDFIRHVHLLYQKGYNRIVPIYPTMDGRYAVLHDKALYYLMPWMSNEVKEDRTQKHQQLFREVARMHTITAKEIKVNKEERTEHYEKTIEVLDKNQEFLDGFIDECEKKTYMSPFELVFCLYYNEISQALRFSKTKFEEWYEKTKETEKARMVITHGKISSEHFLYDEKGYGYFINFENARYGSPIHDLLPYFSRSFNTQPQRNDEAVEWVYHYYKYFPFKADEKLLFFSYLAYPIPIIQVVERYYKKEQPKNELKFVRMLQRKYWHLKNSEYVVMRMTEIDEQEKKAKEGAQQQ; from the coding sequence ATGCGCGACACATATCAGGTGGATTCACTGATACCTATATTAAATAACTACCAAGTAAAACCTTATTTTGTTGAGGAACACGGCAATATTAAAAAAATCTATTCCAATAAAGGGACTTTTGCATTAAAGAAAATGGACCCGACAATTGGCACAGACTTTATTCGCCATGTTCATCTTCTTTACCAAAAGGGCTACAATCGAATTGTCCCTATCTATCCGACGATGGACGGAAGGTATGCCGTTCTCCATGATAAAGCCTTATATTACTTAATGCCATGGATGTCGAATGAAGTAAAGGAAGATCGGACACAGAAACACCAGCAGCTATTTCGTGAGGTGGCAAGGATGCACACCATCACTGCTAAGGAAATTAAGGTAAATAAAGAGGAGCGGACAGAGCATTACGAAAAAACGATTGAGGTGCTCGATAAGAATCAGGAATTTCTGGACGGCTTTATCGATGAATGTGAAAAAAAGACGTATATGTCCCCATTTGAATTGGTGTTTTGCTTGTACTATAACGAAATAAGTCAGGCACTTCGCTTTTCTAAAACCAAATTCGAAGAATGGTATGAAAAAACAAAGGAAACAGAAAAAGCACGAATGGTGATTACACATGGAAAAATATCATCCGAGCATTTTCTTTACGACGAAAAAGGGTACGGCTATTTCATTAACTTTGAAAATGCCCGCTATGGCTCACCGATTCATGATCTACTGCCATACTTTTCTCGTTCCTTTAATACCCAGCCACAAAGAAATGATGAAGCAGTTGAATGGGTTTACCATTACTATAAATATTTTCCCTTTAAGGCAGATGAAAAATTGTTATTCTTTAGCTATTTAGCTTATCCTATTCCGATCATCCAAGTAGTTGAAAGGTATTATAAAAAAGAACAGCCAAAAAATGAGCTGAAATTTGTCCGAATGCTGCAACGGAAATATTGGCATTTGAAGAATTCCGAATATGTTGTGATGAGAATGACTGAAATCGATGAGCAAGAAAAGAAGGCAAAAGAAGGAGCCCAGCAGCAGTAA